One Myxococcus stipitatus genomic window, CGCCGACGGAGCACCTGGGCTTCCTCACGGCATTCGCGGGTCTCCCCCGGCTCGAGGCGGACAAGGCCCCCTTGACAGGATTCTTCCGATCGTTATTTTGAATATCGTCAAACTATCGAAAGGTCGTGATGCGAACGCAGGAGGTCTTCAAGGCCATTTCGGACCCGACGCGGCGCAAGGTGCTCAAGCTCCTGCAAGGCGGCTCGAAGTCCGCGGGAGAGCTCGCCGAGGCGTTCGACATCACGAAGGGGTCGCTGTCGCATCACTTCAACGTGCTCAAAGCGGCGGACCTGGTTCGCTGTGAGCGCCGAGGGCAGCAAATCGTCTACTCCCTCAACACGACCGTGTTCGAGGACGTAGCCGCGGTCCTGCTCGACCTCTTCAAGGTCGACAAGGGGAATGGAGAGCGGTCATGAAGATGAGCCGAGCCAATGTGCTGAGCCTGGGACTCGTCATCGCGGCGTTCGCGATGGCCTTCATTCTCTATGGCCGATTGCCGGAGTCGATTCCCACGCACTGGAATGCCGAGGGCGTGGTGAATGGGCATACGCCCAAGCCCTGGGGCCCCTTCGTCCTCCCGCTGCTGATGGTCGCTGTGTACCTGTTCCTGGTGGCCGTGCCGCGGATCTCCCCCAGGGACTTTCGCGTGACGCGGTTCCAGGGTGTCTTCGAGGGCATCCAGTTGGCGTCGGTCGCGTTCCTGTTCCTGATCAACGCCATGGTCCTGCTCTCGGGCATCGGCATTCCCATGCCGATGGCGCGCGTGACTCCGGCGGCCACGGGTCTGCTCCTCATGATCTTTGGCAACTTCATGGGGAAGTTCACCAAGAACTTCTTCTGTGGCATCCGGACGCCCTGGACGCTCGCGAGCGACGAGGTGTGGCTGCGCACGCATCGACTCGGTGGACGGCTCTTCGTCCTCGCGGGAGCCATCGTCCTCGTCTCGGGGCTGCTCGGCGGCGGGCCCGTCCCCGTGATCGCGGCAATCTCCATCGCGGCGGTGACGCCCGTGGTCTACTCGTACATCCTCTATCGGCGCCTCGAGGGGGACCACCGCGGGCCGACGGATGGGGCGGGCTCTCATCGTTCTGCGTGAAGGAGGAGGAGCCATGTTTCACGATACCCGTGACACGTTGAAGAAGCGGACTCGAGGTGCATGACTGGGAAAGGCCCGAGGGGATTGCGCTGCG contains:
- a CDS encoding autorepressor SdpR family transcription factor, encoding MRTQEVFKAISDPTRRKVLKLLQGGSKSAGELAEAFDITKGSLSHHFNVLKAADLVRCERRGQQIVYSLNTTVFEDVAAVLLDLFKVDKGNGERS
- a CDS encoding SdpI family protein, which encodes MKMSRANVLSLGLVIAAFAMAFILYGRLPESIPTHWNAEGVVNGHTPKPWGPFVLPLLMVAVYLFLVAVPRISPRDFRVTRFQGVFEGIQLASVAFLFLINAMVLLSGIGIPMPMARVTPAATGLLLMIFGNFMGKFTKNFFCGIRTPWTLASDEVWLRTHRLGGRLFVLAGAIVLVSGLLGGGPVPVIAAISIAAVTPVVYSYILYRRLEGDHRGPTDGAGSHRSA